From a single Chiloscyllium punctatum isolate Juve2018m chromosome 31, sChiPun1.3, whole genome shotgun sequence genomic region:
- the LOC140457140 gene encoding LOW QUALITY PROTEIN: cdc42 effector protein 2-like (The sequence of the model RefSeq protein was modified relative to this genomic sequence to represent the inferred CDS: inserted 1 base in 1 codon) — translation MSTKAPIYLKRNNQKGKQEKLRDILSSDMISSPLGDFRHTIHIGSRGKDDIFGDISFLKGKFHLLPGRQGDTVLGDTGRHSLQQQVSPLLKNAISLPVIGGSVPETEAPPKPPXLHLDSKSGDSQAMGPVCSRNREQEEGTAGTQPAAANPEAPQPSPGPPHSNMREVPDSNLLPNAASLLSLHLDLGPSILDDVLQIMDREQDVQPNLACLDPSPRCQILSLQ, via the exons ATGTCCACCAAAGCTCCGATCTATCTGAAACGGAACAATCAGAAGGGGAAGCAGGAGAAGTTACGGGACATTTTGTCATCAGACATGATCAGCTCGCCACTCGGAGATTTCCGTCATACCATCCACATCGGGAGTCGAGGCAAGGATGATATTTTTGGCGATATTTCCTTCCTGAAGGGCAAGTTCCACCTGTTACCAGGCAGGCAGggagacacagtgctgggagacacagggagacacaGCCTGCAGCAGCAGGTATCCCCCCTCCTGAAGAATGCCATCTCGCTGCCTGTGATCGGGGGCTCTGTGCCTGAGACTGAAGCTCCCCCGAAACCCC GGCTGCACTTGGACAGTAAGAGCGGGGATTCCCAGGCCATGGGGCCAGTCTGCAGCAGGAACCGGGAGCAGGAGGAGGGTACGGCTGGCACACAGCCTGCTGCTGCTAACCCAGAGGCTCCACAACCTTCTCCAGgcccaccccactccaacatGAGGGAGGTACCTGACAGTAACCTCCTCCCCAATGCTGCCTCTCTCCTGTCTCTGCACCTGGACCTGGGCCCCTCCATCTTAGACGATGTCCTTCAGATCATGGACAGGGAGCAGGACGTTCAGCCCAACCTGGCCTGCTTGGATCCTAGCCCACGGTGTCAGATCCTGTCCTTACAGTaa